A window of Methylocystis sp. IM3 contains these coding sequences:
- a CDS encoding MerR family transcriptional regulator: MQALTIGKLATAAGVNLETVRYYERIGLMPKPARTNSGHRAYEEAHVRRLAFIRRARELGFGIEDIRALLALAAPAGGSCAEVQAIAQAHLDEVRAKLADLAKLERILALTVASCSGELAPLCPVLDMLDAGKAANSKRSTIAWK, from the coding sequence ATGCAGGCGTTGACCATCGGAAAACTTGCCACCGCAGCGGGCGTCAATCTGGAGACCGTGCGCTATTACGAGCGCATCGGGCTGATGCCGAAACCGGCGCGCACGAACAGCGGTCATCGTGCCTATGAGGAAGCGCATGTCCGCAGGCTGGCCTTCATCCGCCGCGCCCGCGAGCTGGGCTTTGGCATCGAGGACATCCGCGCCCTGCTGGCTCTCGCCGCGCCGGCGGGCGGGTCCTGCGCCGAGGTGCAGGCGATTGCGCAGGCGCATCTTGATGAGGTGCGGGCGAAGCTCGCGGATCTTGCGAAGCTCGAACGCATCCTCGCCCTGACGGTCGCCAGTTGCTCCGGCGAGCTGGCGCCTCTCTGTCCCGTGCTGGACATGTTGGACGCTGGGAAGGCGGCAAATTCAAAGAGAAGTACTATCGCCTGGAAATAG
- a CDS encoding mercuric transporter MerT family protein encodes MTIKDAIQETTPPAPSTMFATPQWLAVTGIAGGLLAVVASSCCVIPLGLAALGAGVGIVGSLAFLSDWRLHFLALSLAGVIGSWVTWRRRQATACVSALSCAAASRSRGTLALLICASMVVTTAAGWGYIEPVLLKLTRGR; translated from the coding sequence ATGACGATTAAGGATGCGATCCAGGAGACAACGCCCCCGGCGCCCTCGACCATGTTTGCGACGCCGCAGTGGCTTGCTGTAACGGGAATCGCAGGAGGGCTCCTTGCGGTTGTCGCCTCTTCATGTTGCGTCATCCCGCTTGGTCTCGCCGCGCTTGGCGCCGGCGTGGGAATCGTGGGCAGCCTCGCTTTCCTCTCCGATTGGCGCCTCCACTTCCTCGCTCTCAGCCTCGCCGGCGTCATAGGAAGTTGGGTGACATGGCGGCGCAGACAAGCGACCGCTTGTGTTTCGGCGTTGAGCTGCGCGGCGGCGAGCCGTTCGCGCGGGACCTTGGCCCTTCTGATATGCGCTTCCATGGTGGTGACTACGGCGGCAGGCTGGGGCTATATCGAGCCGGTTTTGCTCAAGCTGACGCGCGGCCGCTGA
- a CDS encoding GDCCVxC domain-containing (seleno)protein codes for MRLLSTLTCPFCGHRSIETMPTDACQFFYLCKGCGAILRPEAGDCCVFCSYGDVSRIKTA; via the coding sequence ATGCGATTGCTCTCCACGCTCACCTGTCCGTTCTGCGGCCATCGATCGATCGAGACGATGCCCACGGACGCCTGCCAATTTTTTTACCTGTGCAAAGGTTGTGGCGCCATCCTCAGGCCCGAAGCTGGAGATTGTTGCGTCTTTTGCTCCTACGGGGACGTGTCAAGAATCAAGACAGCATAG
- a CDS encoding DNA topoisomerase produces the protein MEGVVLHRPQAAGALSDPTGHGGNKATKLKAIAAALKGCDDVILATDCDREGQLIGQEILEHFGYRGRVRRALFTAQDPKTLQQAFARLKSNAEMRPLYEAAVARQQADQIFNLSLTRTATKTLVPPGARGVIGIGRVKTPTLAIVCLRELEILNFRPEDYFEIVVVATVVNGEFLMRHAPSAKMRIKDRGQAEAITNAAQGYRCPLSVSVEEKRQAPPRLFDLPSLQKTCGSR, from the coding sequence GTGGAAGGCGTGGTCCTGCATCGTCCTCAAGCCGCAGGGGCTTTATCCGACCCGACCGGCCACGGGGGCAACAAAGCGACAAAGCTGAAAGCGATTGCAGCAGCGCTCAAGGGTTGTGACGACGTCATTTTGGCCACCGACTGTGACCGCGAAGGCCAGTTGATCGGTCAAGAAATCCTCGAACATTTCGGCTATCGCGGACGAGTTCGAAGAGCCTTGTTCACGGCGCAAGATCCGAAAACGCTGCAGCAAGCCTTCGCTCGGTTAAAGTCGAACGCAGAGATGCGCCCGCTCTATGAAGCTGCGGTGGCCCGCCAGCAGGCGGATCAGATCTTCAATCTTTCACTCACCCGCACTGCGACGAAGACTTTAGTCCCGCCAGGGGCGCGCGGGGTGATCGGGATCGGTCGAGTCAAGACGCCGACGCTGGCGATTGTCTGTCTGCGCGAACTGGAGATCCTGAACTTCCGGCCCGAAGACTATTTTGAAATTGTCGTCGTGGCGACCGTGGTCAACGGCGAGTTTTTAATGCGCCACGCGCCTTCCGCGAAAATGCGCATCAAGGATCGCGGCCAAGCCGAAGCGATCACGAATGCTGCGCAGGGGTATCGATGTCCGCTTAGTGTTTCGGTCGAAGAGAAGCGACAGGCGCCGCCTCGACTTTTCGACCTGCCGTCCCTGCAGAAGACCTGCGGCTCGCGTTGA
- a CDS encoding DNA topoisomerase, which produces MPDYEYRQTVVTMLVPLPSGAAAEFRAVGRVPLRVGWKAVYQASQSETEPETEQTLPPLDDGDAAILSEPRVEAKRTQPPPRYNEGTLVDAMQNAWRFIDDPSLRDRLKEAKGIGTPATRAEIIKGLKRQNLVTAEGKLVLPTSAGLQLFELLRGSAPALVDPGTTALWEMRLGEIVTGKTDFRVVIDGIAAAANDFIEALQKQPIETADLISSTQARRGPRRRRGSNSRERGTKDLRQLLKSRRSKNNRASTEERPASVDSNPAVGTRHRKAPTAKMVAYAQTLARSKKAALPDGYQHDFDACRRFLDEHTK; this is translated from the coding sequence ATGCCGGATTATGAATATCGGCAGACTGTCGTCACCATGTTGGTTCCTTTGCCAAGCGGGGCCGCGGCAGAGTTTCGGGCTGTTGGCCGAGTTCCTCTACGCGTCGGGTGGAAAGCGGTCTATCAGGCGAGCCAGTCAGAAACGGAACCAGAGACAGAGCAGACGCTGCCGCCCCTCGATGACGGTGATGCGGCAATCCTGTCGGAACCTAGGGTGGAGGCGAAAAGGACCCAACCTCCGCCGCGTTACAACGAAGGCACGCTTGTGGACGCCATGCAAAATGCATGGCGTTTTATCGACGACCCGTCCTTGCGTGACCGGCTCAAAGAAGCCAAGGGCATCGGCACCCCCGCTACTCGAGCGGAAATTATCAAGGGCCTGAAGCGTCAGAACCTTGTAACCGCGGAAGGCAAACTGGTGTTGCCAACCAGTGCGGGACTACAGTTGTTCGAGCTTTTGCGGGGTTCAGCTCCTGCGCTTGTCGATCCTGGCACAACGGCCTTATGGGAGATGCGTCTCGGCGAGATTGTCACCGGGAAGACAGACTTTCGCGTGGTGATCGACGGCATCGCGGCCGCCGCGAATGACTTCATCGAGGCGTTGCAGAAGCAACCGATCGAAACGGCGGATTTGATAAGTTCGACGCAGGCGCGTCGAGGCCCGCGACGCCGTCGCGGATCGAATAGCCGCGAGCGCGGCACAAAAGACCTCAGGCAGCTTCTGAAATCTCGTCGGTCGAAAAACAATCGAGCATCGACGGAGGAGCGCCCCGCCTCAGTCGACAGCAATCCAGCCGTGGGAACTCGACACCGGAAGGCGCCTACCGCGAAAATGGTGGCCTACGCGCAGACACTTGCACGCAGCAAGAAGGCGGCCTTGCCGGACGGCTATCAGCACGATTTTGATGCGTGCAGGCGCTTTCTCGATGAGCATACAAAATGA
- a CDS encoding IS1380 family transposase, producing MTDTTILPFSFPAVGRKKLTADFDGDRLTSDGGVMLLAMAERRLGIADRLARSFPDRRDPSRITHTLADMIRARAFAIACGYEDADDLDSLRVDPAFKLACGRLPETGADLCSQPTLSRLENAPSLKDAIRLTYALVDQWMASYAREPASIILDIDDTCDVVHGHQQLSLFNAHYDERCFLPIHVYDTERSRPVAVVLRPGKTPSGGEVRAHLRRLVRHVRKCWTKTRIMFRGDGHYARPVAMAWCEDNGVDYVFGLPGSNPLSKKIDEAADAVRTERAISDKPVVRDYAETRHKAKSWNRERRAVARIEATTLGLDIRFVVTNLKHGSPEWVYDSLYCARGQAKNLIKLHKTQLASDRTSCRSAVANQVRLVLHTAAYWLMLTVRDAIPKVRDLAKAEFATLRLRLIKIAARVVETTSRVRLAFAACCPEADLFRGLSGALAPLGP from the coding sequence ATGACCGACACTACGATTCTACCGTTCTCGTTTCCAGCCGTAGGGCGCAAGAAGCTCACAGCCGATTTTGATGGCGACCGCCTTACTTCCGATGGCGGCGTCATGCTGCTGGCGATGGCCGAACGCCGTCTGGGGATCGCCGATAGGCTTGCTCGCTCGTTTCCGGACCGGCGGGATCCGTCCCGCATCACGCATACGCTCGCCGACATGATTCGCGCTCGCGCCTTCGCCATCGCCTGCGGCTACGAGGATGCCGACGATCTGGACAGCCTGCGTGTCGATCCCGCGTTCAAGCTCGCCTGTGGCAGATTGCCCGAGACCGGCGCCGATCTTTGTTCGCAGCCGACGCTGTCGCGGCTGGAGAATGCGCCTTCCCTGAAGGACGCGATCCGCCTGACCTACGCGCTCGTGGATCAATGGATGGCGTCTTACGCGCGCGAGCCTGCGTCTATCATTCTGGACATCGACGACACCTGCGATGTCGTGCATGGCCACCAGCAGCTGTCGCTGTTCAACGCGCACTATGACGAACGCTGTTTCCTGCCGATCCATGTCTACGATACCGAACGAAGCCGTCCCGTTGCAGTCGTCCTGCGACCCGGCAAGACGCCGTCTGGCGGCGAGGTGCGTGCGCATCTGCGGCGTCTTGTGCGGCATGTTCGCAAGTGTTGGACCAAGACCCGCATCATGTTCCGCGGCGATGGCCATTACGCCCGGCCGGTGGCGATGGCGTGGTGCGAGGATAACGGCGTCGATTACGTCTTCGGGTTGCCCGGCTCGAACCCTTTGTCGAAGAAAATCGATGAGGCCGCCGATGCAGTTCGCACCGAGCGCGCCATCTCCGACAAGCCGGTGGTGCGCGATTATGCCGAGACGCGCCACAAGGCGAAATCATGGAACCGAGAGCGACGCGCCGTCGCCCGCATCGAGGCGACGACGCTCGGCCTCGATATTCGCTTCGTCGTCACCAATCTCAAACATGGCTCGCCCGAGTGGGTCTACGACAGCCTGTATTGCGCGCGCGGACAGGCCAAGAACCTGATCAAGTTGCACAAGACGCAACTGGCGTCTGATCGCACCTCCTGCCGTTCCGCCGTCGCCAATCAGGTGCGTCTCGTGCTGCACACCGCCGCCTATTGGTTGATGCTGACAGTGCGCGACGCCATACCTAAGGTCCGCGATTTGGCGAAGGCGGAGTTCGCGACGCTGCGGCTCCGGCTGATCAAGATCGCGGCCAGAGTCGTCGAGACGACAAGTCGCGTGCGCCTCGCTTTTGCCGCTTGTTGCCCCGAAGCCGATCTGTTCCGGGGATTGTCTGGCGCGCTCGCCCCGCTCGGCCCCTGA
- a CDS encoding Spy/CpxP family protein refolding chaperone, with product MMKRFILATAMAPFLAFGMPWGAYATPEHSEEQHEISAEDKAAFTDAHIAALKAGLKLTQAQEKNWPALEAALRDVAKARAARMAEWHEKAKERHEHPDLIENLRQGAKAMTAKAGEMEKIADAAKPLYDSLDDTQKRRFGMLLHMMMRMHGHMEHMGHMMHVEGHSDTGE from the coding sequence ATGATGAAGCGGTTTATACTCGCTACCGCGATGGCGCCATTTCTCGCCTTTGGAATGCCATGGGGCGCTTACGCGACGCCTGAGCATTCTGAAGAACAACACGAGATTTCGGCCGAAGATAAAGCCGCCTTTACTGACGCACATATCGCCGCGCTAAAGGCTGGATTGAAGCTGACGCAGGCGCAGGAGAAGAATTGGCCGGCGCTAGAAGCGGCTCTTCGTGACGTCGCGAAGGCGCGGGCAGCTCGCATGGCTGAATGGCATGAGAAGGCCAAGGAGCGGCACGAGCATCCCGACCTGATCGAAAATCTCCGCCAAGGCGCCAAAGCCATGACGGCGAAAGCCGGGGAGATGGAAAAGATTGCCGACGCGGCTAAGCCGCTATACGACAGCCTTGACGACACTCAGAAGCGCCGCTTCGGCATGCTGTTGCATATGATGATGCGAATGCACGGCCATATGGAGCACATGGGCCACATGATGCATGTGGAGGGACATTCGGACACTGGCGAGTAA
- a CDS encoding MucR family transcriptional regulator, with product MSQVEGAADVNSMELAAEIVAAYVSHNSLAVADLPGLIASVAAALGSLSSRGPTSAPAKKPTPAVPVRRSVTPDYLICLDDGKKFKSLRRHLATLGMTPDDYRAKWDLTPDYPMVAPNYAAKRSELATRSGLGQLRKKAPPAKGGRRQTAKAPAGD from the coding sequence ATGTCACAGGTTGAAGGTGCGGCGGATGTCAATTCAATGGAGCTGGCAGCCGAAATCGTCGCCGCCTATGTCTCGCATAATTCGCTTGCTGTCGCGGACCTGCCGGGGCTGATCGCGTCCGTGGCCGCCGCGCTGGGGAGCCTCTCCAGCCGCGGACCGACAAGCGCGCCTGCGAAGAAGCCGACTCCGGCGGTGCCCGTCCGCCGCTCGGTCACGCCGGACTATCTCATCTGCCTGGATGACGGGAAGAAATTCAAATCGCTAAGGCGGCATTTGGCGACGTTGGGCATGACGCCAGATGATTATCGGGCGAAGTGGGACCTGACGCCGGACTATCCCATGGTCGCGCCGAATTACGCGGCGAAGCGTTCCGAGCTGGCGACGCGCTCGGGGCTTGGCCAGTTGCGCAAGAAAGCACCGCCGGCGAAGGGTGGCCGCCGTCAGACGGCAAAGGCGCCGGCGGGTGATTGA
- a CDS encoding phasin family protein, protein MSRALFEKLIAVKTIDEAVRIQSDFAKSAYEDFLAQATKIGEIYSKLAQEAFKPTKA, encoded by the coding sequence ATGAGCCGCGCGCTCTTTGAAAAGCTGATTGCCGTGAAGACAATCGACGAAGCGGTTCGGATCCAGTCGGACTTCGCTAAATCCGCCTACGAAGATTTCCTCGCGCAGGCCACAAAGATTGGCGAAATTTATTCGAAGCTGGCTCAGGAAGCTTTCAAGCCGACCAAGGCATAG
- a CDS encoding metallophosphoesterase: MSGRLLEAFDGFTLLHLSDLHVDRSPRAMSAVKDLIRDLDYDLCVWTGDYRGETYGDFRSCLEGLFRLRENISTDVYAVLGDHDTALMVPDLEAMGVKVLLNENVALARNSTRIYLAGVDDAHFYRADNIEKAADIPNDAYAILLSHTPEIYRQAAHVGFDLLLGGHTHGGQICLPGGFPLTLDVILPRRMGKGGWTYAGMRGYISTGAGASIVPVRFNCPPEITLHRLIRG; this comes from the coding sequence GTGAGCGGCCGTCTGCTAGAAGCATTCGACGGATTCACGCTTTTGCACTTGAGCGATCTGCACGTCGATCGAAGCCCGCGCGCCATGTCCGCCGTCAAAGATCTCATCCGCGATCTCGATTATGATCTCTGTGTCTGGACCGGCGACTATCGTGGCGAAACCTATGGCGACTTCCGCTCATGTCTCGAAGGGCTTTTTAGACTGCGCGAAAATATCTCCACTGACGTTTACGCCGTCTTGGGAGACCATGACACCGCTCTGATGGTTCCCGACCTGGAGGCGATGGGTGTCAAGGTTCTCCTTAACGAGAATGTCGCCCTCGCGCGCAACAGTACCCGCATTTATCTCGCCGGCGTCGACGACGCGCATTTCTACCGCGCCGACAATATCGAAAAGGCCGCGGATATCCCAAACGACGCTTACGCGATCCTTCTGTCGCATACGCCTGAAATTTACAGGCAGGCGGCGCATGTGGGCTTCGATTTGCTCCTGGGCGGACATACGCATGGCGGTCAGATCTGTCTGCCGGGCGGTTTTCCGCTAACGCTCGATGTTATTCTGCCGCGACGCATGGGAAAAGGCGGATGGACATACGCCGGCATGCGCGGCTACATCAGCACCGGCGCCGGCGCCTCTATCGTGCCCGTGCGCTTCAATTGCCCCCCGGAGATCACCCTGCACCGTTTGATCAGGGGTTGA
- a CDS encoding CDP-archaeol synthase: protein MRLDIIWQVLLLLVIANGAPILATRVMGRRLAWPVDGGALFRDGKPLFGRSKTVRGLAASFTATAMGAHLLGLPWASGAAIAALAMAGDLFSSFLKRRLALASSARAVGLDQLPEALLPAFYAATAMSLTAAEAAAVVGLFFIGVLFLSRILYVLGIRERPY, encoded by the coding sequence ATGAGACTCGACATCATCTGGCAGGTTCTGCTCCTTCTCGTCATCGCGAATGGCGCGCCCATTCTCGCGACGCGGGTCATGGGTAGGCGCCTGGCATGGCCAGTTGACGGGGGTGCGCTGTTCCGCGATGGCAAACCGCTTTTTGGCCGCTCGAAAACCGTTCGGGGTCTTGCGGCGAGCTTCACGGCGACAGCCATGGGCGCGCATCTTCTTGGCCTGCCCTGGGCGAGCGGCGCGGCGATCGCCGCGCTAGCCATGGCCGGAGATCTCTTCTCCAGCTTCCTGAAGCGGCGCCTTGCGCTTGCGTCGAGCGCGCGGGCGGTCGGCCTCGATCAGCTTCCCGAGGCGCTCCTGCCCGCGTTTTACGCCGCGACCGCCATGTCGTTGACTGCCGCGGAGGCGGCGGCCGTGGTCGGGCTCTTCTTCATCGGCGTGCTTTTCTTGTCGCGGATACTTTATGTGCTTGGTATTCGCGAGCGGCCTTACTGA
- a CDS encoding arsenate reductase/protein-tyrosine-phosphatase family protein, giving the protein MKTVLFLCTGNYYRSRFAEELFNFRAPRECPGWIAKSRGIAVDLGSGNIGPIAKATASALQQRGVSFDRECARMPLQVQIADLDAAHDIIALKYAEHFPLMGERFPEWVSTRDPSRIEYWHVHDVDGMTPEEALPLIEAEVLSLMRRLYKETLASIGRIGRDDEIRK; this is encoded by the coding sequence ATGAAAACCGTGCTCTTTCTTTGCACTGGAAACTATTACCGTAGCCGCTTCGCGGAAGAGCTGTTCAATTTCCGCGCTCCTAGGGAATGTCCGGGTTGGATAGCGAAGTCGCGCGGAATCGCCGTCGACCTTGGCAGCGGCAACATCGGCCCGATTGCAAAGGCAACGGCGAGCGCGCTTCAACAAAGGGGAGTGAGTTTTGATCGTGAGTGCGCGCGGATGCCCTTGCAGGTCCAAATCGCCGACCTCGATGCGGCGCACGATATCATCGCGCTGAAATATGCCGAGCATTTTCCTCTGATGGGCGAGCGGTTCCCGGAGTGGGTTTCGACACGCGATCCTTCGCGCATCGAATACTGGCATGTGCACGACGTTGACGGTATGACTCCCGAGGAGGCGCTGCCCTTGATTGAGGCGGAGGTGCTGAGTTTGATGAGGAGGCTATATAAGGAAACACTTGCGAGTATCGGCCGCATCGGGCGGGACGATGAAATTCGCAAATGA
- a CDS encoding ATP-binding protein yields MARVREKRREKRRASLDRSSDTFVQRLQVARRDLCSRSRDRQARQISSPILDDIAYVAKDQAETSVLFELISARHERRYLLITANQPFGEWGKIFPNPTLSWRLLFRTLHALRSSGLAVRELRGLLPIWETLPPSTHAALRLT; encoded by the coding sequence ATGGCGCGGGTTCGAGAAAAGCGACGCGAAAAGCGACGCGCTTCTTTGGACAGATCATCGGACACTTTCGTCCAGAGGCTGCAAGTCGCGCGGCGCGACCTTTGTTCTCGAAGCCGCGATCGACAAGCTCGACAAATATCATCTCCCATCCTCGACGACATCGCCTATGTCGCCAAGGACCAAGCCGAAACCAGCGTCCTCTTCGAGCTGATCAGCGCCCGCCACGAACGGCGCTACCTGCTCATCACCGCAAATCAGCCCTTCGGCGAATGGGGAAAAATCTTTCCGAACCCGACGCTTTCATGGCGCCTCCTTTTTCGAACGCTTCATGCGCTGCGCTCGAGCGGCCTTGCAGTAAGGGAGCTGCGAGGATTGCTCCCTATCTGGGAGACACTCCCGCCATCGACCCACGCAGCTCTTCGGTTGACCTGA
- the scpB gene encoding SMC-Scp complex subunit ScpB, with protein MSRANAARLDRDLSDLPEGMRWREWMGRAEAAIFASAKPVSRETLAGLVGDACRLDALIADINEELKARPYEIVFVAGGYQFRTRPRHAETLRALAGTKDAGPPSFTRLEMLALSAIAYQQPVTRAELSRLVGHDISRDILGRLKSLGAIAPGPRAPQPGAPIAWVTTQRFLEMFALGSLRDLPDLDTLGAAGGGERNR; from the coding sequence ATGAGTCGCGCCAACGCCGCCCGTCTTGATCGCGATCTCTCCGACCTGCCGGAGGGGATGCGCTGGCGCGAATGGATGGGGCGCGCCGAGGCCGCGATCTTCGCCTCTGCAAAGCCTGTTTCCCGCGAGACGCTCGCCGGGCTCGTCGGCGACGCCTGCCGGCTCGACGCGCTCATCGCCGACATCAACGAGGAGCTGAAAGCGCGCCCCTATGAGATCGTCTTCGTCGCCGGGGGCTATCAGTTTCGCACGCGCCCGCGTCATGCAGAGACGCTGCGCGCCCTGGCTGGGACCAAGGACGCGGGGCCGCCGTCTTTCACCCGGCTCGAAATGCTGGCGCTCTCGGCCATCGCCTATCAGCAGCCGGTCACCCGCGCTGAACTCTCGCGTCTCGTCGGCCACGACATCAGCCGCGACATTCTCGGCCGGTTGAAAAGCCTCGGCGCCATCGCGCCCGGGCCCCGGGCCCCCCAGCCCGGCGCGCCCATCGCCTGGGTGACGACGCAGCGCTTTCTCGAAATGTTCGCGCTCGGCAGCCTGCGCGATCTGCCCGATCTCGACACGCTGGGCGCCGCCGGCGGGGGGGAGAGAAATCGATGA
- a CDS encoding DUF2933 domain-containing protein: MTKTPMLIIYALAAAFLFYWHWQHVLDALPFLVVLACPLMHLFMHHGHGHHHGTPPHDTEKRDA, from the coding sequence ATGACAAAAACGCCCATGCTTATCATTTACGCGCTTGCCGCCGCCTTCCTCTTTTATTGGCATTGGCAGCACGTCCTTGACGCCTTGCCCTTCCTCGTCGTGCTGGCCTGCCCACTGATGCATCTCTTCATGCATCACGGCCATGGTCACCACCACGGGACGCCGCCCCACGATACGGAAAAGCGCGATGCTTAG